The segment ACATCTGCAAAGTGAGCAGTGACATGACGCTCAACAAGCCTACTTTTCACAGCtgtccaagcagagctccaacagaaatgtcCAACAAAGATGGAGACAACAACATTGCTGATTCTTATGCCCTTATAGCACAAAACTTGTTTCGCTGCCAGTGATGGCCAGGAAGTGGCTACTGGGCTTTTGTCAATCTGACAATCCGTCGATCTGTGATTAAAAATAAGGATTCGGTTAACtcaaaaaatatgcaaaagcaaAGGAATATTTGGATGGTATAATAAAGTCgagagcagaagagagagaaCAGTCTAAAGCTTGCTATCTATTCTACATGACAGCAGCATGCTTGAAAGAGCCAGGGCAAAGAAGTATTTCAAGGAACGAGTGGAGACAGACAACTCAAACAATGGATACTCTGACTGCTGCCTCGGACTGACTTAGAAATCTTAACAATTGCATTAGTGTCCACAACATTATTCTGCCAAAAAGTACAGACAGTTCGGGTTATGCTCTGAAGTTTGTACTGCTTCACTACTAATGAACAGTTTAAAAACCCCAATTATAAGTTCATCTATAACTCTGAAAatctatatctatatattatCATCTATAATTCTGAAAATTTAATAATTTGTGACATATGTACACTATAAAAAAGATAGAGGAAGACGTTCCTACTTTATTTTATGGTCGGCTTTAATCCACTGTTTTGAGTCTGACAACATGACAAACGCATCTCTCTGAGCACTACCTGTAGAAGTACTTTCACCCAGATAAAGTACAGGAGTTCATCCGAGCAGAAGTCATCAGAAGGCAAGCCTTCATGTGAAACAACAATGAAAAGCCTTTATTAGGCTAACCAGCTGTTACACTACTGGTGGAAGGGTTTGCAGAGTAAGAGATGAAAATGGCTACTGATGTGCCAGATTGCCTCTACCCGAAAACAGGGGAATTCCCAAGAACACATTTCTCCCTAGCacttaaaaatgtgctttctcATGATGTCACTTTTGAACTCTAATGTTCTAATCGACACCACTTGCAACAAATAAATCATCTATGGAGCTGGCACTGAAAGCGCCGCCCCGAAACATCCTGGTTAACAGACGCCTATTATTTCTGGATTTTCAGCTTCCACTAGGATGATCAATGATCTCATCTCCAACTAGCATATCATCATTTCTCGAATCAGCGAGTTCCCTAGGCTGAACCGTTCATTTGCGTTATTATCATACAGTGCTGTGCTCCGAACGAGCACCTCTATGGCTCTGACAGAATCAGTCGATGAAATCTAACAAACTTCCAATCATTCACCTGATTATACAGACCGCCCGACGCCTGAATGTCTTATTGGCCCTGCTTGCCCCTCCAGCGTGTGACTGCGAAAGCAAAAGCAATGCTGGAGACCACGTGGTGATGAACCGAACTGAGCCTGGCCTGAGCACCGGGCCAGGGGACCGACCCGAGCTGACAGCACAGCCCGGAGAGGTCCCAACCCCTGGTGACAGAGTCAAAGCAGCCGACTCGCAGACAGGTAGGGCACGAGCTCCACCGTAACAATCCCGTTTTGTGAACTCAGCCAGGGAGACAGGGAACTCCACCCCCCCTCCGAAGGCTCCATGCCGTAACGCTGCACGGCAGCCCAAGAATTCATTGCACTCCGAGGTGTAACCAGAGTAACTCCCCCACACCAGCGCTGCAACACAGAACGGCAAGGCAAGGGCAAGGATTAAAAGTTGCTTAAATGCTTTCTCTAAAAGGCTACGTTTGCAGAGTGTTGTAGACAGACAGACATCAGCTGTGAGGCCAAATGATGTCAGCCAGAGTTAGCATGAGTCTGTTTTGAGGACATCACACCGTGGCATTACTAAAACTGCCAAGTGCACGCTGCAGCACTGAACTCGGGCAAGTTCTGAGTTCAAGAAGCAAAGCACTTCCTTAAAACTGTTCATCTAAGACCAGCTCAGAGTCCCACTTTTGGCTTTAGGTTTTTCTGTATTTAGCCTGATAAGCAGGATCGCACATTCTCCAAGTGTTTTGAGTCAGGATGTTACAGGACAGGAACGAGCCCTCAAGAAAGCAGAGTTTTGGAGTTTGCAGTTCTCCTACAGTATTGTGAGAACATCTGTTATAAGAGACAGGTCAGGAAGTTCAGATCAAATTAAAAGGAGGCAACTTTAAATGCATCATTCTCGGGTACAGGTTTTTTGAAAGGAATTCCGTCTCTGGAGGACACGCCTTGATCTTAAGCACCAAAGAGGACACGCACACATCCCCTCTCCCTCTTTAAAATAGGTCCCAACCAGCCATTTTGCCTTCTCAGCACCTTAAAAAGAGTCCAtcctatcattttttttttctactgatacTTAAAATCCCGTTTACTTTTAGCTTCTATTAGCATTGCTTCTATTGTTAGATTTCCATTCTGAAAAGTATCAGTTACGGAGCTGTAAAAAGTTAGAGTACTTGGACAAATCTGAACAACCAGGCCACCTTCATTTTGTGCTTTCCAAGATCATCGCAACATTTAGCCAGGGCTACTGCACAAAGTTATAAAAAACCAATACCGTATGTCCGCATGTAAGAATTCCAGACATCCCATTTAGGCAGAATATCCTGGTCTACTTTTATCCTTTACTTTCTGAAGGGGAGTTTAAGCAtgcacatctgaaaaataaaaaccgAAATTCATCGTTATGCCTACAAACCAAAAATTTGACATGCACGTGTATTACATCAAAACATATTCTCTAGCTTTTCTCTGAAAACCACTGAAGAATTCTTGCATTTTCACATGGAAAACAGCCTTTTGAAAGCTTCAATAAGCATCTGTGACACTAATATACCAAGTTTAAAATTTTAGGCTTATTTTACAAAAGTCAAAGTGCAACACAACCCACCTAGGGAGGACTTGTCACTGTTAAACAAGCTCTTTAAAGTATGAAGGATATCCCTTCTTTCACTTCACCTTTGGGCAACACCACATCTAGCAGACCCTAGTGAAGCAGGTGCTTTTTCCTCACTGGATTCCGAGTGCGTGTGAAAACAAAGCTACGCACGTTGTAAAACTGGTATGATGTCAATTAGAGTCACACTTGATGGGGCAAGACATTTATGAgcatacatttttcttctaaaactttgctttctgttcctcacCTACCATAACACAATCCACGCGCTCGACCCGTTTCAAAACGTGTTTTCTCCTGGTGATGCTAATCAGGCTCCATCGCAGGTTAGTACCATCCAACATTCGGGTTTTAAGGCTCTactttacactttttttcttcaaagtagccATCTGTCCCATTCCCATCACTTTCTGCTTTCTCCACCAGATTTCAAAGAAATCTGGCCAGTTTTTTACTAGAAGATATCCCCCCACATTTCCCCATCATCATTTTACCTCGAAAGTTCCAGGCAACGGAAGCTCTTGTGAGCGCTGTATGTCACACAACGTGCCTCTTCCAGGCCCGGCTCCATGGCGGACAGCAGatgggcaggcagctgccaggacAGCAGCTAGAGAAGAACAGCTCTGTGGTGGCCCAGCACAAGCCACAGCTACTGCTCGGGGCCGAACCGCACGGTCACTTCTCCCCGCACTGATCCGCCGGTGCCGCTCGCCCTCCCGGCTGCCCGcacgccgccgggccgggccccgggctgactcacgcCAGGTGGGGACGAGCCCCGGGGAGCAGCGTGCGGCTGCGGCACGacacggccgccgccgccgggcagagcccgaggccccgcgcccgccgcccccacgcgCCTTCGTCGGTCCGGGAGCTGAAGATCCGCAGGCCGCAGCCGGCCGCCTTCGGCTTCTCACGGGCCACGATCAGGCGCTCGCGGGCGCCCAGGGAGATGCAGCGGCCGCGGAAGGTGACCCTGCCGGAGCTCACCCCGGAGGAGAACCTGGGATGCACACGCGGCGTGGCGGAGGCGGGCGACGGCCGCTCTGGGGCGGCGCCTACCGGGGCAGGTGGCGGCGTAGCGCCCGTGCCAGGTGAGGGCCCGTGACAGCACCGGGAAgggcccgcccggggccgggggcaAGCAGCGCGGGCTGAGCTCGGGCAGGCTGGCAGCGCCCGCCCCAGCCGGACCCTGCGGCCTCGGGCGGAACCGGctggcaggggcggggcggggcgggcggagcgggagCCGGCGGAGCGGGAcgagccgccggggccggggccggaggcTCCGTGTGCCGGGCGTGGCCGCACGCCGCAGCCGAGCCGCTGCCGCGCCCGCGCCCCttccgccgccgctgccgggagaGCGTCGCCGGCTCCGgccgcgggccgcgccgccccgagCGCCGCGTCCCGGGGAGCTGCGGCGGGGACGAGCCGCCCGGCCCGTCCTCCTCGTCCCCTCCCGGGCGGCGCCCGACGGCGGCCCCCGcgcaccccccgcccgcccgcccgcgggagctggggaaggggggggccgggccggggcgggggggcggccgggcgtGTGCGCGTCCCGCGATGCTCGGATGGGAGGCGGGGGAGGCTCGGCGGGGCTGTCCCCGAAATACTCCGGCCGGCCCGAGGGAACGCGAGTTCGTTTTCCTGCCCGAGGCGTGCGGTTCCCTGCGTGAGGGAAGGCGCCATCGGCgtttctgtgttttcaaactGCCCGATCTTGCTCCTTTCACATCCCTCCGGGGGTGTCACTGACCCGAGGGGACAGGGCCAGTCCCCCCAGTGTGCTGTGCTACTCTCTAGTCCGGTCTGACCAACTTCCCTGCAGGACCTCTTCAGGAGACTTCCGAATGGAGCCACTCCGAGGACTCGGCACTCCCTCTGACTTCTCATGGCCTGTGTGCAGGGATGGATTGACCTGTCGGGGATCTTTCAGGACGCCTGCTTGAGCTGTACTTCAGTGGACAGGCTTTTGGCTCGGAAGGACCAACGCAGAGACTCCTTGCGGCGCTGCATCGCTATCATGTATGTTTCAGCGAATTCATTTCCTATTTTTTGTCTGAGAAGAAGCAGTAGACCCCTACTGGCGTTTTGAAGCTTTGCCTACTGGGTGTGGTTGCAAATGCCATACATCGTTCCATAAAATTCACTTCTGGAGTCGCAAGTGAAATATGCTTGGCAGTATTTCTGCGAGGGTGAATCCTTTATCACTGAGCTGTAGAGCACAATGATCTTCAGGTATTGAATACTGATCTGTAAAATTTACAGAAGAAGAAAGGCAGTGGGATTCTGCCCTCTGCTTTTGTGCGTCTTTGTTTTTCAACCACACTGAGGGTTGCGCCTTTTCATAGCAGACAACTCCTGCAGCCTTGAGTTTCAGCATCACCAGAAGGGACGTTTGCATTCATCGGGCAGTTTGAAACGCGGTATCCACACGCTCCGGTTTGGTGTCCAGAGAGTCGCCTGGCACGGGAGGGAGTCTGCGTGGAAGGCTTATTGCACCCGCAGGGTTCACGTTGCTGCGACAGGCGCTTGCTGGGGTTAATGGTGATTCTGGGGCCGTGGGTCTGCTGGGGCAGAGTGGCTCTGTGAAACTGCTTGGCCTTGTGGCTGGCTGCACAATTTCATCCAGAAAATCATTGCAATGTGCTTGATCCTCAGCAGGTTCATTACGGTGAGAGAAAGTCTGTCctaacctgcttttaaaaacatcatcCTCCTTGGAGCTGCTGATACAGCTGATTGctgagctctcctggagacaAGAGTCCAGCACCCCTGTCTGTGCTAAACAAGATGGTACAAGAATAAGGCTTTtggggctgctggggaagagcagaACTGCATCCCTTTCAGTCTTACATCGCTCTGTGACAGCTTAGCTCCCTTGGAGAGGGCTGAAGGGATTCTTTATAATATatacacttcttttttctttttttttttaaatttcagaaattgCTGTAGATTTGCTGCCTGCGgtttaaatgcaaattacattattCTACTAATTGATACCTTTCATTTGAGGTAATACGgtatataaaatgggaaatactgtCATGGACTCTTCCGGTTAGGAAGGAAAATGGTAATTGTGAAATGCAATGTCAGAGAGCCAAGATCACTTCTGTCAGGCTCGAGTCGTGCCCAGATCCTCAGACCACTGTGTTAGAATCACACCAGGGATCTGTTTCTCCGAGGGTTTTAATTAACCTTAGaagacagagcagggccagcttctGTGTTGCTGTTACACCTGTGTTTTGCTTCCACACCTTATACTTCGGGGAAGCCTTCTTTACGTAGGTGGTATTTTCTACAACCGACAAATGTTTCTGTCGCTCTGGCAAAACGCTGGggcttttctatttcttcatcCCATCTTTGGTCCTTCTTTTCCCATAGTTCGTCGTAGACTCGGTCCATCCAGAATGCTCAAACGCAGCgtgtgaggggctgggctggggatgaacTGGCACTGGGGCTGCGCCTAAAGTTGTCCAAGACCATTCTTCAGAAACTCTTCCGAAGCACTGTAGGTGCTTTCAGGTAAGCGGTATACATCTTCAGTACGAGAGGTCTGGAAGTGGTGTTTACCTACTAATATATGCGTGAAAAATATTTGGGACTCTATAGATGTTGGGGTCTGTGACCTTTGGGAAGCCAGTGAGTCCCCTAGTGCCTCTATTTCAGCCTgtagaagaaaaatcagtggtCTGTTTCTAAATGGTATGGCGTATTTTGGGATGTTCGTATTCAAgatacaaatattaaatattaatatttaaatttttcagcTATGATGAACTGAGTCTATGAACTCAAAGGGAAGcataatatttattaaacataGTTCACGTCATTTTGGCATTTGATATGCCAAGATTATGCATTTTTCCCAGGAGTTATGTTAACAATTTCAGCATGataactttaattttaaaaagggcttCTCTTTGCTAAAGGGAGGGTTATCCATGCATGTGTACAAGGAAAACTTTAATTGAAATTTCTGTTCTCCATTGTTTCAGGAGTTTAAACTGCACTTTCTCCCCCTGAAAGAGACAAAACCACTGTTGATATTGACAGGAACCCCATAGAGCTGACACCACCTCGGCCCCCCAGCAGCCTCAGCAAGGCTGGGACTCGGGGTCCCCGTGAGGTCTGAGGgaggctcagccccaggctgccCCCAGGGCCTCTCAGATGCTGCTGTTGGAAACAAAAGGTTTTGGGGGACATGAGACGGGCGTTTGTCCCCACAGGGACTGGCAGCCAGCACCCCGCCACCGACACCCGCACCACTGCTCCTCCTCGTGAAGGTGCCTGCGGTCaaagcagggggaggggagggctgggggtggctgtggcCCTTCCCTGGCCCCGTGGGGCAGAAGCCCATGGCCACCGACTGAGCAGAAGAGGACAGGCGGTGACTGCTCCGCCAAAGCCAGGCAGGGCCCCAGCAGCACTGCCGAGATGGGACCCAGGAGCTCGGGCTCCGAGGGCTGTACCCCCACCAGGGAAAAAGTCTCACAACTCGTACCGGCAACCTGCCCCACCGCTGAGCAGCCGGGCCAGGGACTGTCATGCCCCAGCGAGATGCTGCTCTCCACAGGCAGAGAAAGTCTCTGCCCTCAGCCCCCACCACAGCTGCACCCCAGCCAGGGCCtccaggggaaactgaggcacaagggcCCAGGGAAGAGCAGCCCTGAGTGCCGGGCACGCAccgctgcccctgctcctgcctcctgccgcCTCTCTCATCCCTCAGCCAGAGAAGGACGATGGGACCAGCCGGGCTTTGGCTGTCCCTGGTTACATGGCGCTGCCCCAGCGCGTCCCCTCCCGCTCCATCCCCAAcacttgcccctccccacacccaggCACCGCGAATCTGTCCGGGACCTTTCCAGCCCCTGAACCCAGCTGGGGCCGCGGGCAAGTGCCCGCCAGGAGCAAGTGCCAAGCGGGCAGCACGAGGGTGGGGGCCACAGAGGTGGGCCAAGTCGGGAGCCAGAGGAGGGCGTGGGCAGGACCCGGGCAGCCACACGAGAGAAAAACCAGCGAGGCCAGGACCGACACAcagcacacagacagacagacggacagggAGCTGCCGTACAGAGCGACTGGAGAGAACAGCCGTGACATGAGTGTCGGCCCCCGCCTccatcctccccagccccagctgccccgcggctcccccccgcccccccagccaGGAGGGACAGCAGAGCCAGGGGTGTCCCCACCTGACGTGTCACAGCAGTTGGCATCGATGCCCTGCCACCGGCACCGcaggtccccacagcccccaagTGGCCCCATCCCAGCCGCCCAGCCCTTCCTCACCGtggcggggggctctgccccgtgGGGACTCGGCTCCAGGGAGCTGGTGGACCCCACTTGACACCTGGCTCTGACACGTAGCCCCAGGCCACCAACCCACCAGCCACCCTGGGCAGGCTGTCCCCTGCCGTAGGGACTGGCCGCAGCACGGCCCCTCCAAGGGCTGCCTCCCCCCAGGAAAACCGCCCCGCAGATCCACACGGCCGTGTCACCTCTGCCCCCGGCACCGGGCTCACGGCCTCCAGAACACGGCATAGCCACGCACGGCGTGAAGGGACAGACAGAGGGGCTGGGATGGCAACCGGGGCCAGCGGCACCAGTGTTCCTGCTGGATTTGGCCATCTCTGGCCAAGGGTGGGCAAGCTTGGACAGGAGCGCTGATGAGCACAGCATGGGCTGCTGCCCCCGCTCAGGGGCAAGGATCGAGAGGAAGGGACCAGCGGTGTCCTCTCTTGGTGCCACATGGAGTGACAGGAAGATCCTTTGGCAAAGCCAGCCAAgagggtgctgggctgtgctgggcacctGGGTCAAGCATGACCTTTCTATCCCTTCCCTGGCCATGAGctgggggcaggtttggggacgTCACCGaagttcccccccccccgagcagccAGCGAGGGCACCTGGCCAGCAATGTCCCACACTGGCCCCGACCAGCCACCTCTCAGCTCCAGGGTCCCTGTCGCTGGTCCCCCTCCCCATCATTCACCATCCAGCCAGTCAGCAGGACAATTGTCTTCTCCGTCGTGTTCATCACCAGCTTCCAGAGCCCCTTCAGCACCCACTTCAGCACCATCTGCTCGCAGATCTTGGCGGAGCGTCAGGCTGCAGCGAGGGGATGGAGCTGAAAGTCCCggcacagcaccctgctgccACCCCTTGAGCGGTCACCCTGACCCTGGAGGTCCCCCAGACTcctggggggggcccggggcattggggaggggagggtgtgtCCCCGTTGCCCCCACACTCTCTTGCTGTCCAGGAGGTCCATGACGGGCTGCAGGACATTGTCAGCAGCTGATGACTGACTCACACCGCTTTGCTGAAGGGGGAAGAGCAAACGCCGCCGCCCTGTGCGCCAGCTCCGTTCATTGCCCCTGTTTACATCGGTTCCGTTTCACTTTTGCATCCCACTGACCTCCAGGCTGTGCCTGTTTATTGCTCACACGCTCACCAGACTCTGCAGGGGgtgttttttgctgctgtttttcacaaaacaCGGTGTTACACAACACTGCCGCAGTTTCCCAAAATTATTCTTCTAGCCTCAAGGTCAGTTCACCTTTTGGTAACCACtagttcttaattcccacagtGGGGAAACCTGGGGTGACCCAAGAGGACACTGGGGACCACAGGGGAACAGGTGACAACCAGACAGGTTGTGGGGCGCTCCGTTAGCCCTAACGAGGCTGGGGGAGggccttggggacatccctgtcaCCGCTGCCACCCCCATTTCCCACCAGCAGGTCAAGTCACACACTCCATGGTGCCCGCTGGGGCGCCGTCCCCTGCCGCCTGGCCATCAGCCCCAGCAGTGTCTTCCTCATGTCCAGCAGcaagtgtccctgtccccaaccctgtccccgCCCCTGCCGCTCATCTGGGAAACGAGAGCGCCAGGTCTCAGGCTCCTCGGCCACCGCTCCCAccgccctgtccccatcccctccccgctgTCACCCCCCTGGGGTGACCAAGGGGACCTGAAAGCCCCCTTCTGCTCCCCAAATATCTgtatctgccccccccccccccctttatgtGTCCTCCAACCGCAAGATCCTCCATGAGGCTCCGCAAACTCTCAcgtcccctccccaccaccagccGGGCTGCACCCACCGCCATCACACCCCCCGGATGCCTGGGTCCCTCCTGGACACCTGCGtcccttggggtggggggcaaggaGGGGTCCCAGGGGGCAGGGTGTCCCTGAGCCCCCCTATCCCAGCAGGCACCTGCTACTCTCTGTGGGTGTTGGCTCAGGTCTCCAGGCCCAGGAAGAATTGAGGGGGTCCAGACACCCCCGCTCCCCAATAAAAGGCTCCTATGAAGCTGTCAGCCttgttggggacaccagggacatgggggggacacttGGGACACACACGAAACACATGGAAGGACAAGGGTCAGAGACACAGAAAGGATTTTATTGTTCAACTCGGCAAGCCCCCATCTGGGACAGCCACTGCCCTGGCGGGGCCACAGGTGTCCACAGGTGTCCTTGTCCGCTGCATGGCAGGACCAGCCCCTCCCGGGAATAAATTTTATGTGGTTAAAACCCCCAGGAACAGGGACAAGGACAGCGATGGGGataggggtggggacagggaccaggaCACAGAAGgaatggggacaagaacaggggtggggacagggatatggggacaagaacagggacgggatgaggacagggatatggggacaagaacagggacggggacagggatatggggacaagaacaggggtggggacagggatatggggacaagaacagggacggggacaggatatggggacaagaacagggaggggatgaggacagggatatggggatgagaacagggacggggacagggatatggggacaagaacagggatgggatgaggacagggatatggggacaagaacaggggtggggacagggacaggatggTGACAGGAGGGGACATCAGGGTGGCAGAGGGCTCCCCCCAAGCGTGCCAGCGCAGGCAGccagtggcagctggaggggcgCAGGGGGGTTGATGTCGtcatcatcctcatccccatccagCTCTGTCACCCGGTTGTTCAGACGGTTGAACCGCTGGGCCCACAGGCtgtgggggacagaggggacacagTGAGGGACCCCAGCGTCCAGAAGGGGGAACTCCCAGGTGTCTGGGGTGGACACCCAGGCATCTGGGCACCCAGTATGAACCAGGATGTACCAGTATGAGTGGCGCTCATCAGGGCTGAGGCTGTGCCAGAGCTGCGCCAGCTCCCGCGTGACCGCAGAGGAGGCCACTCCTGGGTAGGCTCTGGCACCATTGTCGGGGGTGTCACCACCTCAGGACACCCCTTCGCCAGTCCCCGTGTTCCCCCACAGAGCTCATATGCCCCTTGGCTGTCCCCATCCTCCTGGGGTCCCCATGTTGTCCCAGGGTCCCCATATACCCCCTCCTCCCTGGGGTCTCCATCCTCCtggggtccccatgtcctccctgGGGTCCCCATGTCCTCTGTGGGGTCCCCACACACTCCTCCTCCCCTGAGGTCTCCAACTTCCTGGGCCCCCATgttgtccccagggtccccatgtcctccctgGGGTCTCCATCCTCCTGGGTACCCATATTGTTCCCACATCCCTCTTCTCAGGTCCCCATGTCCCTAGAGTCCCCATGTTGTCCCCAGGGTGcccatgtcccccccagggtCCCCGTGTCTCCACCTCATGTAGTTTCTCCGGTTGATGCGGCAGAACATGATGAACCCATTTATACATCTCTTCTTGGGGCGGAGGGGGACACCCTGTCCCTGTGTGCGCGGTGACCCCCCCATCTCCACAGCCACCCTGGGGGTCACCGGGCTGCCACTGGCCGCTGCCTCCTGCGATGCCACTGCTGGGGCCTGCGGGGACAGTTGTGTCCCCTAGGGGTGACACTGGGAGGGGTGACATTGGAGGAGGAGAGGTGACACTGGTGGGCTGACAGTCCCTACCTGCGGGCCGAGATAGACGTCTGCGAAGAGATCTGGGGGGGGATGGTGACACTGAACTGGGGGGGCACAGACACATTGTCACACACCCCCCTGGCCCCCGCAAACCTACCTTGTAGCACTTCATcagggggccccggggggggtggCGAGGCCAGCaaggaggggctgagccccagcagcccctcccgCTCCGGAGAGGGGCTCAGGGGAGCCCCCCCTTCCcagtccagtgcctcccagcagggCCCAGTAAGGCCCATCCAGGGGTCACTGCCCCCCctcatctccttttcttcttcctcctcgtaaggcaccagctgctgcttgggggggctgaggggggcaaggagggggtcAGCACCTGGCAGTGCCCCCATCCATTTGCCCCCCGCCCATCACCTACCTCCATGTGCCTCTAGTGCTTGGTCCCGCCTCCGTACTGTCACTGTCACTGTCACTGTCACCGGGGTTGCCTGTGGACATAGGAGGTCTGTCACTGGGGGGGCAGTCCCCCAATGCAGAGGGCCTTAGGGGTGGCCTGTAGAGCTTGAagtgggggtgggtgggaaagGAGGAGGTCGGGGGGGGGCTCAGCAAGTAGAGGGTCCCAGGGAGGGTACTCAaaaatttggggtggggggtcagGGAGTGTGTCCCTGGATGTGGGGGGGATCTCCATTACCTGCATCACCCTGGAGGACACTCAGGATTCCCTGCAGGTACTGGATGTACCCCAGGACATTCTCTAGTATCTGCACCTGGGGAGGGGAGTCCGGGAGGTCCAGATGGGTGTGGGGGTGAagctcccctcagcccccagggcccccgcTAGATCTCCCAAGCACCCAGATGACCCCCAGCACGCAGATCCCCACCCCAGTCTCCCCCTGGCGCCCTGCCTCCCATCAGCCCTCTCTGAGACCCCTCCCCAGCACTCAGGATCCTCCCACAGACCTCCCTGACACCCTGCCCTCCCCCCTAACACCACAGTGTGTCCCCACTATGAAGGGTGACCCCCCTGTACCTCGGTGTGGGGTCCCCCATCACCACGGGGCCATGGCACCATCTGTTCCAGGTCCAGGAGCAGCAAGCGCCAGTTCTGGCGAGGGCGCCTGGGGGGGGACACCACAGGGAGGGACGAAAAAGGGTGACATGGGGGAGCACACATGGGGGGAAAacggggggggcatggggggctgCACCGATGGGAGGTACATAGTGTGGACACTGGGGAGCCATGGGAGTACACGGGGGGCATGGGAGAACATCAGGGGAACACCGAAGGGGGGGACACTGGAGGGGAGGCGACACAGGGGGGCACAGGATGGCAACACCGAGTCCCAttgcggggaggcggggggcacCAGGAGAGGAAGAGGTGACACCACAGGGCAGGGTGAGGGACGGCTGGAGGGGCACTGTGGGGACAGCCAGGGGGTGACAAGGGGGTGGGGGTTGACACGCGGCAGGGTGTGgtgcctccccttccccctcaccGGCGGCTGCCAGTCTGATTCGGGTCTTGggtgctgcctccctgctgcgaCATCTGCTGGGGAGGGGCAAATGTTGGGGTCAAACGGCCTCGGGGCGTCAGACCAGGGGGGAGGGCACATTGCCGGGGGTCCAGGGTGAGAGGAGGGATCAGAcccggggtgggggcagaaaTCACAGGGGGTTCCAGGCCCAGGGGGTTCCC is part of the Athene noctua unplaced genomic scaffold, bAthNoc1.hap1.1 HAP1_HAP1_scaffold_153, whole genome shotgun sequence genome and harbors:
- the LOC141955294 gene encoding uncharacterized protein LOC141955294 isoform X2, which translates into the protein MGLTGPCWEALDWEGGAPLSPSPEREGLLGLSPSLLASPPPPGPPDEVLQDLFADVYLGPQAPAVASQEAAASGSPVTPRVAVEMGGSPRTQGQGVPLRPKKRCINGFIMFCRINRRNYMSLWAQRFNRLNNRVTELDGDEDDDDINPPAPLQLPLAACAGTLGGSPLPP
- the LOC141955294 gene encoding meiosis initiator protein-like isoform X1 encodes the protein MGLTGPCWEALDWEGGAPLSPSPEREGLLGLSPSLLASPPPPGPPDEVLQDLFADVYLGPQAPAVASQEAAASGSPVTPRVAVEMGGSPRTQGQGVPLRPKKRCINGFIMFCRINRRNYMRAYPGVASSAVTRELAQLWHSLSPDERHSYCLWAQRFNRLNNRVTELDGDEDDDDINPPAPLQLPLAACAGTLGGSPLPP